From a single Bufo bufo chromosome 9, aBufBuf1.1, whole genome shotgun sequence genomic region:
- the LRRC39 gene encoding leucine-rich repeat-containing protein 39: MTAVVCLGSISNIKALWERRIHKHQEELKAERSRRGKASVGEISNVWESRIQLSKLKEKVYNEDGRLILRIEKEEWKTLPACLVKLPQLQEWQLHRTGLTTIPTFIANFNNLLVLDLSRNVINQIPPEIGRLTMLRELLLSYNRIAEVPAEISGCENLERLELAVNKDISELPAQLSKLTQLTHLDLNMNQFSTLPKAVLELPALEWLDMGSNKLKTLPQDIDKMQCLHTLWLQRNEISELPDSIRSLQGLNTLVLSNNRMRGIPACLQSLPNLRFVNFRDNPLELEVSLPPSEDEDEERELFGLQFMHAYIQESTNVGNRQKGSEESFCEITTIVEQP; the protein is encoded by the exons ATGACAGCTGTGGTTTGCTTAGGGTCAATTTCTAATATCAAAGCTTTGTGGGAGAGAAGAATCCATAAACACCAGGAGGAGCTGAAAGCAGAGAGAAGCCGAAGAGGAAAAGCTTCTGTGGGAGA GATCTCGAATGTATGGGAAAGTCGGATCCAGTTATCTAAGCTGAAAGAAAAAGTTTACAATGAAGACGGAAGATTAATCCTAAGGATAGAAAAGGAGGAGTGGAAG ACTCTTCCAGCATGTCTGGTGAAGTTACCACAACTTCAAGAATGGCAACTACACCGCACAGGTCTCACCACTATTCCCACATTCATTGCCAACTTTAATAACCTGCTGGTCCTGGACTTATCTCGAAATGTAATAAATCAAATCCCTCCGGAGATTG GTAGGCTGACTATGCTCCGTGAACTCCTCCTCAGTTATAATCGAATAGCAGAGGTCCCTGCGGAAATAAGTGGCTGTGAGAATCTAGAAAGATTGGAACTTGCGGTGAACAAAGATATTTCAGAGCTCCCAGCTCAG CTCAGTAAACTGACCCAGCTGACACATCTGGACCTGAACATGAACCAGTTTTCGACCCTCCCGAAGGCGGTCTTAGAGCTCCCTGCACTGGAGTGGCTGGACATGGGTAGCAATAAATTAAAGACCCTTCCTCAAGACATAGACAA AATGCAGTGTTTGCACACCTTGTGGCTTCAACGGAATGAAATCTCAGAGCTGCCAGATTCTATCAGAAGCCTACAGGGTCTCAACACACTTGTCCTAAGCAATAATCGGATGAGAGGGATCCCAGCTTGTCTGCAGAGCTTGCCAAATCTTAG GTTTGTAAACTTCAGGGATAATCCTCTAGAGCTGGAAGTTTCACTACCCCCAAGTGAAGATGAAGACGAGGAGAGAGAGCTCTTTGGATTACAGTTCATGCACGCCTATATCCAAGAGAGTACAAATGTTGGGAACAG ACAAAAGGGTTCGGAAGAGAGCTTCTGTGAAATAACTACAATAGTGGAACAACCCTAG